GCTCTGACTGTGGTCTCAGGACAGCaaacccctgcagtgccatgctggcactgcagccaaCTAAATCAGGGGGCAGAGCAGCTTGACTCTTGCTTCAACCCAGGcaaaaaattccataaaattccagcagctctgctcctgtccagccacagctggcacaggtggACTGATGCAAGCACTCCCTCAGTTCAACTCTGGCTGAAAGGGGAGGTTACCTgtgctaaaaagaaaataaacccaggGATTCTGGCAGCCTGTAACATACACAATGGATGTGAAGGCCATGGAGCCTTCTCCCCTTCCTCAGGGTTGGGCTGAATTCCCTTGCTATAGCATAACCAGGCACTTTTTTTCATGAGTTGAGGgttttctccttgtttctgaTCAGCTGAAGAGACAGCAGAGATCCAGAGAGCATTCTTCTGCTACTGCAAATGTTTAAGACATTATGTGGAGCCTTCTGCTGGGCTAAAATCTATTCCAGCCACATCCTGCATGGCAAGCTGTGGAAAAGTGCAGGAATCCTGTGGTGATTGCTCCAGCCAGGTGGAAATAAAAGTGTAGAAGCATCAGGCTGGTGTTTCActccatctctgctctctgtcagtgctgcctgtgcatCTTCACAGGAGCTTCACAGGagctcctgggcagggagaaGACCTCACCTTCCTTTCCTCTACTTTAGTGCCTCATTCTGCAGCTCAGAGTGCACTGGGCTGGAATTAACTACCCTCACATAGGGATGGTTTGTAGCATTGCAGCCTTTATTTGAACCACGTTTTACAGGGGATCTGAGGTACCTGTGGGGGTTGGAGCATGCCAGTCTGCTCTCAGGATGGGGAAATGCAATGAGGCAAAGCTTTAGGAGCAATTAGGGCATGTAGGGAGTGCAGTGAATGGAGTATTCCCTCTGTGCAGGATCAGCAGCGAGCTCAGGGGTTGGCAGTTATTCCTATGACTGGCTGCTCTGCTAAGATGGTAACTAAGGTGGCAAGGGCTGAGTCTGGAATTAACACCACGTGTTCACTGAGTGCTCTGTGTTCCAAACCCTGTGGCAAAAGCCACTGGCCCCTATCCCTGTGCTttggcagtgccacagcctgaCGGTGCCACAGGGCTCCAGATCCACAGGAGGAGGAGTCCTGGGTGCCAACGTTAGCCCTGgagcagcaaaaaggaagaacaaaccTCACAGGATTTCAGTCCTGGCCACAGAGAGAAGCCCTGCTGCCTCACTTGGTCACTTGAGTGTTAAGCAGCCACGAGGCTGCTGCTTGTCCTCCCTCTGCCTTACCCAGGGCCACCCTTTCCCTGTGGTGTTGGAAGCAGCTTCAGGGCACTGCTACAGCAAAGCACAGTCCaaacccagggctgtgcagctgttCCAACCTTACACACCCCCACTGCTTCcaaaagatgaaataaatacccaaacaaacaaacacaaagccAAGGGAACAGCCTGAGTGTGGAGAAATGGAGGTTTGGGGCAAGAAGGAAATGGGTGAGAGGCTGAAACCCAACATCTCAACCCCCGACTAAACCAAAGGAGCTTCACACGCACGCAACAGTCTGATGATACAGCACTTCTGGGGCAACATTTCAAGAATACAATCATTGAAGGATGAGGTTCCTCGATACAAAGGAAGGTTGGTTTGTACTACAGCTGGAAAGGTGTTTGCAAGGAGCCCGGGTGGCTCCCTGGCAGCTACGTAGATTTTTACACATCTACTGGCTCATAGCAGCTCACGCCTACAATCTGAGGACGCAGGTAAAGTTATGGCTCTAGGATACACAGTCTAAAATcgacagaagcagaaaaggcatCTGAAAAATCAACGTGACATTTAAATGGCTCAACACTTTGACAGTATTTTACGGCCATGCCCTTTCCCTCCCTGTTATGGTTCAGCCAGTGAACCAGGTGGAACCATGACACGAGGAGCATGAAGCATGCAGATTGCCCACAAGGCTGCACCACGGGGAAGTCCCAGCTAAGGTTTGCTACAAGGGAGATCCTCCTGACTGGATTCTGCATCACTTACCATGGGGAAAGCCGACTGCCTGGTGGGAGGAGGCCTTTAGGAagggcagggcctggagggTCTGCAGGGTCTTGCCAGAGTTACACCATGCACCATGGGCTAAGCACACGGGGACGGGGAGGGAGAAGCGCGACCCGCCTGCGGCACCGGCTGTGGCTGCTCCGGACCCAGGGAAGTCACGGATTTCTTCAACCGAGGTAAAACGAGGTGGGATGGGGGTGACTTGGGAAGCAGATGTGGCAGGAAGGACAAGAGGGGCAGAACAGACTTGTTGGCTCTTGGGCTGTGTGGCGTCCGAGCGCGGCGGGGCGGTGGAGGGCACGTGGGCGCGCTGGGCTGCGCTCCCGGCTCCGGACGCGGGACGTGTGTTCTAGCTGGTGGCCCCAGGAGAGTTCACCTAAAACCTAAGGTCCATTCATCACGCTTGTTGGAGTATTCCTGGAAAGAGCTGTCCCTTGTCATCTTCATAAAAAGTTTGTCCCCTTAGAATCTCTGTAAAATCCCTCAGTCTAGTGCGGGCCACGAGGGGATATAGAACCTCTGTAAGGAACCCTCTAGAAGGCGTTCCATCCAAAAGGACAATTTgtgtaatttgtttttaatggatCTAGATCCTGGGCTGGATGAGGATTTCCCTCTGTTTTCCGCATGTTGTGAAGAATCGTAATCCTTGCACAATCCCAGGGTTCCCCCCTCATCCCCTGATCTGTGAGGCTTAAAgaggcagaaatatttcttgtgGCCGTTGAGAGCCAGGACATAGCCCGTGTAGTCACGCTCGAGGAAATGCTTGTCGtactggtttgggatgggggcTGCATCCTGTGCAAACTCCAGCAGATACTCCAGCCACTCTCGGTGCTTGTCCAGGCTGAGGAAGGAGAAGTGaagagagctgctcctgggggaagAGCAGAGAAGACACTGGGGTTAGCATGTGCCCTGGGTGTGGCTGGATTCCTACTCAACAGGTAAGGAACTGTCAACAAGGgtagggctgtgctgtgttgcCACAGCTCTTTTTTCAGCTCAGTGTATGCAGCAGTGTTGCGCTTTATATTTGTCAAAACACGGGTACAGCTGAAGTGGCACCAGCAAGTGACCTCTCTGGCCACCATCACCAAGTCTGGCTGGGAACACCAAGTCTGGGTTTTTGGTGCCTCATTACCACTGATGAGGACAGAGGCCGCTTCGCCCACCAGAAGCATTCACTCCTGGCAATGCAGCCAACCCCATCCCTCACGTGTCACCAGAGCAGCATCACACAAGTGGCTAACATTGCAACAGAAGCCTGGGAGAAGGCCCAGCCTACCCTGTGAATGTGTAGACTTCCAGGGCGAACTTCTGGAGCAGGGGGGTTTTGGTGGAGTTGGACAGGATCAAGACAACGTTCATGTGCCCTGGCCTCAGGCGCACCAAGTTACTGGTGTAGTTGATGTCTGTTAGCTCAGTCACCTCAACAAAGCCCTTCTTGGGAATCCTGCTGCAACAAAAAGAGTGAAAGGGGGACAAGGGATGGGAGCAACTGAGAATGGAGAAACTGTTAGTGCATTTGCCAGCCTTTAATGCAgagccatccctgtgccctgtaGCAAAAGCCAGTGTAGCTGGTGCAATGGCTTGGTTTGCACCTCCCCCTTTGCCTATCCCCTGAGGATGCTGTCTTGGGCAAACTAGGTGGGAATTGTTTAATTAGCAGATTAGTGTCCTCTGTACTTGCTGGCTGGTGCTGACTGTGCATTGGTCCTCCCTCCTTGCTGTGCCTGCACAACTGTACTATGTGCAACTTCAGCACCTCTCTACCCTTCACTAACCCTCCCTGCACAGGTGTTTCCTGAGTAATGCTTCTGCAGAAAACATTCTAGAGAAGTTAAGAGGGAACCTGTTACTCTCTTTGCTGAAGCTTGCGTCGTTCTTCTCCGTCTTTGCGGCCGTTTCGTCCTTCCCCGAGGGTGGAGTGTCCCTCGTGTCACTCGAATCACTGCAGAGGAAgtgattttgtgtgtgtttaagGTTGGGGTTGAACTGAGGAGCTGTCCCAGAGGGCATTTTGGTGTGCACTCACCTGAAAGCCTGAACAATAACGGTGCCAAAGAGAATGAAGAGCGCAGAGAAGAGCAAGGACAGGAGTGGCATCATTTCTCGCCTGAGGGGAAGATGTGCAAGCAGCAGTTAGGTCTGTGAGTTCACattttctgcctcagtttcGGTTCCTGCCTATGTTAGATAACACTGTGTGCCTTCCCCAGAAACTCAGCTTGTTTCTTGGGTCTTAAAGACCATCATGTTTTTGAGTGCTGTCCTGCTCCCACCCAAAAGGAGGCTAAAATTggatctgttttaaaataaggtGACAGGGAAGAAGTGAATACCAACAATGAATGCCCAATCCATACCAGTTACTGTGAAACAAACTGTCCCAGCAGTCTGAGATGTAGTCCAGCGTGGAGTAGAACCATCGGATAAGGAACATCTgttcaaaaagaatgaaaagcaaaaaactaAATGACAAAACTACTATAAAGAGCCACAACAGGTTCAGAGCATGCCTTCTGTAAGCAAGAAATCTTCTAAGAATTTTgtcttgttatttttaaatataaataatgccTCTGAACAACCATAATGGGACTGTCTGGAAAGGCTGTGCACTTACAGGAGCGAGCTCATCGTTCAGGTCTGCCACAACTGTCTCTGATGAGAGAAGGCCAGGGTCTGTCCTCAGCTGGTCCAGGAGATCCAGCAGGATGAAGTTGTCCTCTTTGCTGCCTTGCCAGGCTTCCTCCAAGGCTTTATAGGCAATCTTCCCTGCATTATTGCGTCTCTCCAGAATGACCACCTGGATGAGCCAAGAGCAGATGTCAGAGAGAAAGgggcttctttttcttctagaCAGATGATTCATTTTAAACCACTGCCCAGAACCAGGTATCAGATCAAGGTACAGCATCAATTAAATGACAGActaagagaaaaagagattaaaaaaataaaaggaaacccTCACAGCTGATCTTCCATGATACTTCTCCTCATCCATCAGCAAGGCATCTGCAAATTCCGGCTGCCGATCGCTGTAGACGTGCACAAACTTCAGCGTGTCTTTTGTGTTGGCCACAGCAAAAGTCAAAAAGGACTCATAAGCCTCAGCAAacttctctccttccccagtAAACAAGACCACACAGTGCCTGGGTGACAACAAAATGCAGGATTAAGAGCCAGTCTGGAGGTGAGAGGGAATGACCAACCCCTTTCCTCTTGCCAGAACAATCACAGTGAGCCAGAAGCCTCCCTGAGAGTGTGGGTATTGAGCATGATCCAATGCAGTCACTGTTCTTATCCCTCAGAACCAAACCAAAAGTGACTCtaggagcagccccagagccttGGGAAACAAAGCAGGAACACCTCACTTACTTCCGCTGACGGTGAGACTTCTtcacaggacacagctcctggaaCAGCCTCTGGCTGGTGAGCCTGGCCACCATGAGGAACTTATTCTGGGAAAGGAAGTCATCAATGAGCTGCTTCTTCATTTCTCGTGCCTGGCAAGGACCAAGAAAGCAGAAGTCAGAaatgagcaggaaaaggaggggaaagcTGTTGGATGTTCCTAGGGAAGGCTGCCAGCCCTTGTGGTCCTCCCAAGATGTTTTGAGGCCCCAAGACTGGGAAGTTACACGTGTCCCTCCTCCCCAACAGGCTGGAGTGCCACAAGCTTCCTCCTAACActccctctccttctccagAGCCTGAGGTTAAGCTGAGAACAAACACTTCCTCCAAACTGCACCACTGCCCACCCCTGTTAGAAAAGCCCTGTGCCTGCTTTCCCTTAGCTCTTGGAAAGGGCTCTGAGTGATACCTGCACAACATCAGCGGGCCGGTCGATGTGCTCCTTGAAGATCATCATGGTGGGAGTGTAGACATTGATGTTGTACTGGCTGGACAACTCCTCAGTGCCTCGGAGCCCGACGTACACGTAGCCAAAGGACAGGTAATCCCGGTAGGCAAAGGCTgtcagctgggagggaggaaagcCCCAGCAGTGTTTATGTCACAGCATTTTCTTCCCCAAGTGCCTGTGGTGACTTTGCTCCAAGAACAGATCCTGCAGTTTGGATGCTGTCAAATGTGCTCTCCCTCACTGAACTAAACTTTGTGTTCTCTTAGTCATTGTGCCAGGATCTTCCATGGATCCACAGCTTTATTTACAGCCTGATAGGTTGAAGGGCAGCAGGGGCTTCTTAGGAAATGGGATTTTCAGCAACTTAAATATGCCACAGACATCTTTCATTCTCAACAAAGGTTGTGCACCTGTGTTACTGTTACCTGTAAAACATACCTGCACCTTCACACCCATGAAGGGTAACTGTGTCAGGACAAAGAAACAAACTCCTGGCCACGTCATTTACAACCTGCACAAAGCACCTTGCTCTCCTCAAACCAGTCAGTGATATCCAGATGCATCAGTCcacctctgctcacagcagtggTGTGTTTTAATCTGGTACATCTGGATTTATCAATCAACAATGCAGTGAGAGAAATAACATTACCTTGTACAACAATGGCACAACTGGCATGTGATCAAACAGCAGCACGTGGGGCTTGTTGTCTTTTCTCCAGTCAGACAGAAAACTGATGTAGTTTTTATCTGTAATCTTCAGAGAGAAGCAGAATGTCAGTTTAACCTCTAAGCTGCCAGACACCAGCAACACTCTGCAATGAGGTGTCTAAACAAGGGCTGAGCCTGAGTCCAGGTGTTGCAGGAAGCAGACTGAGGGTTGGTCTTTCCAACATATATTCCTGATTAATGAGTGAATTAAAACCATCACTCTTGACCTCCCTCAGGCCTCTTAGTTATTGCAGCCTCTGTTGATACCATTCCAAGTCAATGACAACACTGTTATTCTCCTGTTTTTGGGACCatattctttatatatatatcaaaaATGGGAAGCCAAGGGTTAAAAGGCACCTGAGCCCTCCATTAAACCAGCTCTGTTTCATGTGTGATACCTCTCAAGAAGGACATAAATGGCTGCAGTTACTGTAGAAGGGGAAACAATCCCTATTTTTGGGGTGAGAAGATGCCCAGAAGATACTCCAATACCCAAAAGACAAGTCAAGAGTCTGCTGGGGAAGGTGACCTCTGGTAAAGATCCCAAGGGAAAATGAGGTGAGGTGAACAAGGCCACAAGCAGAGGCCAGGCAGGTGAGAGTGCTGTGGGGGCTGACCCAGTCACATCACAGGGGTGGTGGGCATTTTAGCTCTCTGTCAAAAATCACCAGAAGgctgaaatacagaatattttatcaGTTAGGAGGTTTTACTTATGACTTTCAAAAGGCTCATGCTTCCAGCTTGTTTCAAAGGTCTGA
This DNA window, taken from Oenanthe melanoleuca isolate GR-GAL-2019-014 chromosome 21, OMel1.0, whole genome shotgun sequence, encodes the following:
- the DNAJC16 gene encoding dnaJ homolog subfamily C member 16, producing MERPPSCLLLLLLLLLLPALAAAALGEFDPYRVLGVGRSSSQADIKKAYKRLAREWHPDKNKDPGAEDKFIQISKAYEILSNEEKRANFDRYGDAGESQGFSQQQHRQFHRFHDGFYFDESFFHFPFNSERRDTSDEKYLLHFSHYINEIVPDSFKKPYLIKITSDWCFSCIHIEPVWKEVAQELEALGAGIGVVHAGYERRLAHHLGAHSTPTLLGLINGKITFFHSAVVRENLRQFVENLLPGNLVEKITDKNYISFLSDWRKDNKPHVLLFDHMPVVPLLYKLTAFAYRDYLSFGYVYVGLRGTEELSSQYNINVYTPTMMIFKEHIDRPADVVQAREMKKQLIDDFLSQNKFLMVARLTSQRLFQELCPVKKSHRQRKHCVVLFTGEGEKFAEAYESFLTFAVANTKDTLKFVHVYSDRQPEFADALLMDEEKYHGRSAVVILERRNNAGKIAYKALEEAWQGSKEDNFILLDLLDQLRTDPGLLSSETVVADLNDELAPMFLIRWFYSTLDYISDCWDSLFHSNWREMMPLLSLLFSALFILFGTVIVQAFSDSSDTRDTPPSGKDETAAKTEKNDASFSKESNSRIPKKGFVEVTELTDINYTSNLVRLRPGHMNVVLILSNSTKTPLLQKFALEVYTFTGSSSLHFSFLSLDKHREWLEYLLEFAQDAAPIPNQYDKHFLERDYTGYVLALNGHKKYFCLFKPHRSGDEGGTLGLCKDYDSSQHAENRGKSSSSPGSRSIKNKLHKLSFWMERLLEGSLQRFYIPSWPALD